A genomic stretch from Falco naumanni isolate bFalNau1 chromosome 8, bFalNau1.pat, whole genome shotgun sequence includes:
- the LRRFIP1 gene encoding leucine-rich repeat flightless-interacting protein 1 isoform X19 has product MEAAADCLSPAARQQAEARLAAKRAARAEAREIRMKELERQQKEEDSERYSRRARRNASASDEDERMSVGSRGSLRIEERPEKDFEKGARTVSSLSAATLASLGGTSSRRGSGDTSISADTEASIREIKDSLAEVEEKYKKAMVSNAQLDNEKTNFMYQVDTLKDALLELEEQLAESRRQYEEKSKEFEREKHAHSILQFQFTEIKEALKQREEMLAKHGIIPDSDIATNGETSDIPDNEGHLDSSKTVPGTTQALKAGGDGTLGKANEVDMKNEILEDVGKREILQNTEHEEHREESEEQEVQTLHADENAKAEKMVEECDALSTVMLSDSRCTEQIVSLTERVSGSTSSNDGSDTDDLRKVTESAGTAVQQPVSMEAEHCDLNARINQNSDLGALQVHRIFETPQEMHGDFSTEHELEYAAPKQEEQEDLKTRCALSDNEMDQEADITSESCELVSDQAGLPEITLAGMLSKEVNVESHTEELQHSEESAENKVTNVLEEKLAESKGCTDARTDETAGYRAEEENEVGNAAQIQTRETESVGLEETQRCESGVPADTIEKEGGGHQAHIQPVFSEDSSSASSEEQNTQNKTELENATAQMDRQKAVLVKELEMCSDSAGTGRQDKASVEAVGCITEGKESVLQQAEPDTDVVKEAMAQETSLDPSLLDDKIKKSELETGDESGKEKGSRREWVEDLKPEVEVQIVQCNEETMGDTVGEKNTPLDHEVQNVVKQEEGESKEESAVVVSVTAENKVDKETLEENEQDLKLAGHHGGGFVSEEGADNSLAQKAEQDENVSEKVELEGQAEEGLEDDGDAFDFDEESKQILETGEKCDGEKADTQKEEGGGANGAVGKIAQTGEAGEGTDKIETEDTLTEDDSLQHKEGDELEETGLLQGESSWKTDEKTDVMEDEIKSSNSTKVGNIPDEKVLEQDLESADNNKDESKEDLQGGRRGKGKSRDDCTIS; this is encoded by the exons aTTGAGGAAAGGCCAGAAAAAGACTTTGAGAAG GGAGCGCGTACTGTCTCAAGTTTATCAGCAGCTACCTTAGCTTCTCTGGGTGGGACTTCTTCACGAAGAGGCAGTGGAGATACATCCATCTCAGCTGATACAGAAGCATCTATTAGAGAAATAAAG GACTCTCTAGCCGAAGTTGAAGAGAAGTATAAAAAGGCTATGGTGTCAAATGCTCAACTagacaatgaaaaaacaaattttatgtACCAAGTAGATACCCTGAAGGATGCACTCTTAGAGTTAGAAGAACAGCTGGCAGAATCCAGGCGgcaatatgaagaaaaaagtaaa GAATTTGAGAGGGAGAAGCATGCTCATAGCATATTGCAGTTTCAGTTCACAGAAATCAAAGAGGCTTtgaagcaaagagaagaaatgcttGCA AAACATGGAATAATCCCAGACTCTGACATAGCCACCAACGGGGAGACGTCAGACATTCCTGATAATGAAGGACACTTGGATTCTTCCAAGACTGTTCCAGGCACAACTCAGGCATTaaaggcaggaggagatgggacGCTAG GCAAAGCCAATGAAGTGGacatgaaaaatgagattttggaGGAtgtggggaaaagagaaatcttGCAGAATACTGAGCATGAGGAACACAGAGAGGAGTCTGAGGAGCAGGAAGTACAGACATTGCATGCTGATGaaaatgcaaaggcagaaaaaatggTTGAAGAATGTGATGCCTTGTCAACAGTGATGTTATCAGACAGTAGGTGTACAGAACAAATCGTAAGCCTTACTGAACGTGTATCAGGGAGCACTTCTTCAAATGATGGTAGTGACACAGATGATTTGAGAAAGGTGACAGAGTCTGCAGGCACAGCAGTCCAGCAGCCTGTTAGTATGGAGGCTGAACACTGTGACTTAAATGCAAGGATAAATCAGAACTCTGATCTGGGTGCTCTGCAAGTTCATCGGATTTTTGAGACTCCTCAGGAAATGCATGGTGACTTCAGTACAGAGCATGAACTGGAATACGCTGCACCCAAACAGGAAGAACAAGAGGATCTTAAAACTAGGTGTGCCTTGAGTGATAATGAAATGGATCAAGAAGCTGACATTACAAGTGAGAGCTGTGAGCTGGTTTCTGACCAGGCAGGGCTACCAGAGATTACACTAGCAGGCATGCTTAGCAAAGAGGTAAATGTGGAGAGTCACACTGAAGAACTCCAGCATTCAGAAGAAAGTGCTGAAAACAAGGTTACAAATGTCTTGGAAGAAAAACTTGCTGAAAGCAAAGGCTGCACTGATGCAAGAACTGATGAAACGGCAGGTTATagagctgaagaagaaaatgaggttGGAAACGCAGCTCAGATTCAGACAAGGGAAACGGAGTCTGTGGGTTTGGAGGAGACACAACGATGTGAAAGTGGTGTCCCAGCAGATACAATTGAAAAGGAAGGTGGAGGACATCAGGCACATATCCAACCAGTTTTTTCAGAGGACAGTTCTTCAGCATCATCAGAGGAACAAAACACgcaaaataaaactgagctTGAAAATGCTACAGCTCAGATGGACAGACAGAAGGCAGTATTAGTAAAAGAGTTAGAGATGTGTTCAGATTCTGCAGGAACAGGTAGGCAAGATAAGGCATCTGTGGAGGCTGTAGGCTGTATTActgagggaaaagaaagtgtgctgcagcaggcagagccagacACAGACGTTGTGAAGGAGGCGATGGCTCAGGAAACCAGTTTAGACCCAAGTCTTTTAGATGACAAAATTAAGAAGTCAGAATTGGAAACAGGGGATGAgtctgggaaggaaaagggaagtaGGAGAGAATGGGTAGAAGATTTAAAGCCAGAGGTAGAAGTTCAAATAGTTCAGTGTAATGAAGAAACAATGGGGGATAcagtgggagagaaaaataccCCTTTAGACCACGAAGTGCAGAATGTAGTTAAACAAGAGGAAGGTGAATCCAAAGAGGAGTCAGCTGTAGTTGTTAGTGTaactgctgaaaacaaagttgataaagaaacactggaagaaaatgagCAAGACTTAAAGCTTGCAGGCCACCATGGTGGTGGATTTGTTTCTGAGGAAGGTGCAGATAATTCCCTggcacagaaagcagagcaggatgAAAATGTTAGTGAAAAAGTTGAACTGGAGGGTCAAGCAGAGGAAGGACTGGAAGATGATGGTGATGCATTTGATTTTGATGAGGAGTCAAAACAGATACTAGAAACTGGTGAAAAATGTGATGGAGAGAAAGCTGATACACAGAAAGAAGAGGGTGGTGGAGCAAATGGTGCTGTTGGAAAAATTGCCCAAACAGgtgaagctggagaaggaacaGACAAAATAGAAACTGAAGACACCTTGACTGAAGATGACAGCTTGCAGCATAAAGAAGGAGATGAGCTTGAAGAAACAGGGCTCTTGCAAGGGGAATCATCATGGAAAACTGATGAGAAGACTGATGTGATGGAAGATGAAATCAAATCATCAAACTCTACTAAAGTGGGAAATATACCAGATGAAAAAGTTTTGGAACAGGATTTGGAAAGTGCTGACAATAACAAGGATGAAAGCAAGGAGGATTTGCAGGGTGGTAGAAGGGGTAAGGGTAAATCCAGAGATGACTGTACAATATCGTAA
- the LRRFIP1 gene encoding leucine-rich repeat flightless-interacting protein 1 isoform X15, with protein MEAAADCLSPAARQQAEARLAAKRAARAEAREIRMKELERQQKEPSEYSCYLGSGSRASSRASSARASPVIEERPEKDFEKGARTVSSLSAATLASLGGTSSRRGSGDTSISADTEASIREIKDSLAEVEEKYKKAMVSNAQLDNEKTNFMYQVDTLKDALLELEEQLAESRRQYEEKSKEFEREKHAHSILQFQFTEIKEALKQREEMLAEIQQLQQKQQSYVREISDLQETIEWKDKKIGALERQKDFFDSIRSERDDLRDEVVVLKEQLKKHGIIPDSDIATNGETSDIPDNEGHLDSSKTVPGTTQALKAGGDGTLGKANEVDMKNEILEDVGKREILQNTEHEEHREESEEQEVQTLHADENAKAEKMVEECDALSTVMLSDSRCTEQIVSLTERVSGSTSSNDGSDTDDLRKVTESAGTAVQQPVSMEAEHCDLNARINQNSDLGALQVHRIFETPQEMHGDFSTEHELEYAAPKQEEQEDLKTRCALSDNEMDQEADITSESCELVSDQAGLPEITLAGMLSKEVNVESHTEELQHSEESAENKVTNVLEEKLAESKGCTDARTDETAGYRAEEENEVGNAAQIQTRETESVGLEETQRCESGVPADTIEKEGGGHQAHIQPVFSEDSSSASSEEQNTQNKTELENATAQMDRQKAVLVKELEMCSDSAGTGRQDKASVEAVGCITEGKESVLQQAEPDTDVVKEAMAQETSLDPSLLDDKIKKSELETGDESGKEKGSRREWVEDLKPEVEVQIVQCNEETMGDTVGEKNTPLDHEVQNVVKQEEGESKEESAVVVSVTAENKVDKETLEENEQDLKLAGHHGGGFVSEEGADNSLAQKAEQDENVSEKVELEGQAEEGLEDDGDAFDFDEESKQILETGEKCDGEKADTQKEEGGGANGAVGKIAQTGEAGEGTDKIETEDTLTEDDSLQHKEGDELEETGLLQGESSWKTDEKTDVMEDEIKSSNSTKVGNIPDEKVLEQDLESADNNKDESKEDLQGGRRGKGKSRDDCTIS; from the exons aTTGAGGAAAGGCCAGAAAAAGACTTTGAGAAG GGAGCGCGTACTGTCTCAAGTTTATCAGCAGCTACCTTAGCTTCTCTGGGTGGGACTTCTTCACGAAGAGGCAGTGGAGATACATCCATCTCAGCTGATACAGAAGCATCTATTAGAGAAATAAAG GACTCTCTAGCCGAAGTTGAAGAGAAGTATAAAAAGGCTATGGTGTCAAATGCTCAACTagacaatgaaaaaacaaattttatgtACCAAGTAGATACCCTGAAGGATGCACTCTTAGAGTTAGAAGAACAGCTGGCAGAATCCAGGCGgcaatatgaagaaaaaagtaaa GAATTTGAGAGGGAGAAGCATGCTCATAGCATATTGCAGTTTCAGTTCACAGAAATCAAAGAGGCTTtgaagcaaagagaagaaatgcttGCA GAAATCCAACAGctgcaacagaaacagcagagctATGTCAGGGAAATTTCTGATCTTCAGGAGACAATAGAgtggaaagacaaaaaaataggG GCGTTAGAGAGGCAGAAAGATTTCTTTGATTCCATAAGGAGTGAGCGGGATGACCTTAGAGATGAAGTGGTTGTGCTGAAGGAGCAACTGAAG AAACATGGAATAATCCCAGACTCTGACATAGCCACCAACGGGGAGACGTCAGACATTCCTGATAATGAAGGACACTTGGATTCTTCCAAGACTGTTCCAGGCACAACTCAGGCATTaaaggcaggaggagatgggacGCTAG GCAAAGCCAATGAAGTGGacatgaaaaatgagattttggaGGAtgtggggaaaagagaaatcttGCAGAATACTGAGCATGAGGAACACAGAGAGGAGTCTGAGGAGCAGGAAGTACAGACATTGCATGCTGATGaaaatgcaaaggcagaaaaaatggTTGAAGAATGTGATGCCTTGTCAACAGTGATGTTATCAGACAGTAGGTGTACAGAACAAATCGTAAGCCTTACTGAACGTGTATCAGGGAGCACTTCTTCAAATGATGGTAGTGACACAGATGATTTGAGAAAGGTGACAGAGTCTGCAGGCACAGCAGTCCAGCAGCCTGTTAGTATGGAGGCTGAACACTGTGACTTAAATGCAAGGATAAATCAGAACTCTGATCTGGGTGCTCTGCAAGTTCATCGGATTTTTGAGACTCCTCAGGAAATGCATGGTGACTTCAGTACAGAGCATGAACTGGAATACGCTGCACCCAAACAGGAAGAACAAGAGGATCTTAAAACTAGGTGTGCCTTGAGTGATAATGAAATGGATCAAGAAGCTGACATTACAAGTGAGAGCTGTGAGCTGGTTTCTGACCAGGCAGGGCTACCAGAGATTACACTAGCAGGCATGCTTAGCAAAGAGGTAAATGTGGAGAGTCACACTGAAGAACTCCAGCATTCAGAAGAAAGTGCTGAAAACAAGGTTACAAATGTCTTGGAAGAAAAACTTGCTGAAAGCAAAGGCTGCACTGATGCAAGAACTGATGAAACGGCAGGTTATagagctgaagaagaaaatgaggttGGAAACGCAGCTCAGATTCAGACAAGGGAAACGGAGTCTGTGGGTTTGGAGGAGACACAACGATGTGAAAGTGGTGTCCCAGCAGATACAATTGAAAAGGAAGGTGGAGGACATCAGGCACATATCCAACCAGTTTTTTCAGAGGACAGTTCTTCAGCATCATCAGAGGAACAAAACACgcaaaataaaactgagctTGAAAATGCTACAGCTCAGATGGACAGACAGAAGGCAGTATTAGTAAAAGAGTTAGAGATGTGTTCAGATTCTGCAGGAACAGGTAGGCAAGATAAGGCATCTGTGGAGGCTGTAGGCTGTATTActgagggaaaagaaagtgtgctgcagcaggcagagccagacACAGACGTTGTGAAGGAGGCGATGGCTCAGGAAACCAGTTTAGACCCAAGTCTTTTAGATGACAAAATTAAGAAGTCAGAATTGGAAACAGGGGATGAgtctgggaaggaaaagggaagtaGGAGAGAATGGGTAGAAGATTTAAAGCCAGAGGTAGAAGTTCAAATAGTTCAGTGTAATGAAGAAACAATGGGGGATAcagtgggagagaaaaataccCCTTTAGACCACGAAGTGCAGAATGTAGTTAAACAAGAGGAAGGTGAATCCAAAGAGGAGTCAGCTGTAGTTGTTAGTGTaactgctgaaaacaaagttgataaagaaacactggaagaaaatgagCAAGACTTAAAGCTTGCAGGCCACCATGGTGGTGGATTTGTTTCTGAGGAAGGTGCAGATAATTCCCTggcacagaaagcagagcaggatgAAAATGTTAGTGAAAAAGTTGAACTGGAGGGTCAAGCAGAGGAAGGACTGGAAGATGATGGTGATGCATTTGATTTTGATGAGGAGTCAAAACAGATACTAGAAACTGGTGAAAAATGTGATGGAGAGAAAGCTGATACACAGAAAGAAGAGGGTGGTGGAGCAAATGGTGCTGTTGGAAAAATTGCCCAAACAGgtgaagctggagaaggaacaGACAAAATAGAAACTGAAGACACCTTGACTGAAGATGACAGCTTGCAGCATAAAGAAGGAGATGAGCTTGAAGAAACAGGGCTCTTGCAAGGGGAATCATCATGGAAAACTGATGAGAAGACTGATGTGATGGAAGATGAAATCAAATCATCAAACTCTACTAAAGTGGGAAATATACCAGATGAAAAAGTTTTGGAACAGGATTTGGAAAGTGCTGACAATAACAAGGATGAAAGCAAGGAGGATTTGCAGGGTGGTAGAAGGGGTAAGGGTAAATCCAGAGATGACTGTACAATATCGTAA